One region of Eupeodes corollae chromosome 1, idEupCoro1.1, whole genome shotgun sequence genomic DNA includes:
- the LOC129939339 gene encoding abscission/NoCut checkpoint regulator, whose protein sequence is MSCYACMRKYGIFCKESGCANCGYSFCLKCLKNEIEVPRKNNQKLKVCLRCFETLKAVGATNSNKDSALNSTKLNTKLEPNEIFQITDPINSLGPVLEPISSTSNATQSKNTDSDEITDNLDLEIQRRLKGLKGNGDDNLDEESLRLRLCNLQGFKPKDYSKKDILLSTDKRTEQEKINDLLKQFVEEKDIDSNVAGGGTTNDPITDIERRLAALRDSDPSDMTKKPTTDANTPSDNEEDDETMLKNIIQRYVDEVRLPTASGSDALLTEEPLQPVATTHPNSTEATEELPWCTICNEDAVLRCQSCDGDLFCRNCFNECHQDDEEWRGHATQPYSKPPTFKEDHF, encoded by the exons ATGTCATGCTACGCATGTATGCGAAAATATGGAATATTTTGCAAAGAG TCTGGATGCGCCAATTGTGGATATTCCTTTTGTCTAAAATGTCTCAAAAACGAAATTGAAGTTCCTCGCAAGAATAATCAGAAACTGAAAGTTTGCTTGAGGTGCTTCGAGACACTTAAAGCTGTAGGGGCAACTAATAGCAACAAGGACTCTGCGCTTAACTCGACCAAATTAAATACTAAACTCGAACCGAATGAGATATTTcaaat AACTGATCCGATAAATTCACTAGGTCCTGTCCTGGAGCCTATTTCGTCCACAAGCAATGCAACTCAAAGCAAAAACACAGATTCGGATGAAATTACCGACAACTTAGACCTGGAAATACAAAGACGACTCAAAGGCCTCAAGGGAAATGGGGATGATAACTTAGATGAGGAAAGTCTCCGTTTGCGTTTGTGTAATCTGCAAGGATTCAAACCGAAGGACTATTCGAAAAAAGATATTCTCCTATCGACAGACAAACGCACCGAACAGGAGAAGATAAACGACCTCTTGAAACAGTTTGTCGAAGAAAAAGATATTGATTCTAATGTCGCAGGAGGAGGCACCACCAATGATCCCATAACCGACATTGAAAGGCGTTTAGCTGCATTAAGAGATTCGGATCCATCTGATATGACTAAAAAACCAACGACAGACGCAAATACACCAAGTGATAACGAGGAAGACGATGAAACCATGCTTAAAAACATAATACAACGG TACGTGGATGAAGTTCGACTGCCCACTGCAAGTGGTAGTGATGCACTTTTGACAGAAGAACCATTGCAACCCGTTGCAACAACCCATCCCAACTCAACGGAAGCAACAGAAGAACTTCCTTGGTGTACGATATGCAATGAAGATGCTGTATTGCGATGTCAAAGCTGTGATGGTGATTTGTTTTGTAGAAATTGTTTCAATGAGTGTCATCAAGATGACGAAGAATGGCGTGGCCATGCAACTCAACCGTACAGCAAGCCACCAACATTCAAAGAAGATCActtctaa